One genomic window of Candidatus Neomarinimicrobiota bacterium includes the following:
- a CDS encoding FecR domain-containing protein, translating to MFKFRNIIINLLFISMIIGGDRIAIATKVIGSVNFTRGDGSSKTLKKGHVFESGDILTTEKGGFAALVFIDDKSALKVKENSQLTIVGKRSARAIAKEIRMEKGTIRAQVSKQKKGEFIIRTSVSVASVKGTDFWFISDKNSGDSIIGLEGVVELLNQFSGESLDITSGLSGLSSADGSIQSFKTDPKTIPEDPIRSAGDSKKLEIEFKDASGKIKILIINYN from the coding sequence ATGTTTAAATTTCGAAATATCATAATTAATTTATTATTTATTTCCATGATAATCGGGGGCGATCGAATTGCTATTGCCACAAAGGTGATTGGGTCGGTGAATTTTACAAGAGGAGATGGAAGTTCTAAAACGCTTAAAAAGGGACATGTTTTTGAAAGTGGGGACATCCTTACAACGGAAAAAGGTGGTTTCGCAGCGCTCGTATTCATTGACGATAAATCTGCCTTAAAAGTTAAAGAAAACAGCCAATTAACCATTGTCGGTAAACGGTCAGCTAGGGCTATTGCCAAAGAAATAAGAATGGAAAAGGGGACTATTCGTGCCCAAGTCAGTAAACAGAAAAAGGGTGAATTTATTATTCGGACATCTGTTTCGGTTGCGTCGGTAAAAGGAACAGACTTTTGGTTTATTTCGGACAAAAACAGTGGTGATTCGATTATCGGATTAGAAGGTGTTGTGGAGTTGTTGAATCAGTTTTCAGGTGAATCATTAGATATTACATCGGGCCTGTCTGGTTTGTCATCGGCGGATGGTTCGATTCAATCTTTTAAAACAGATCCCAAAACTATTCCTGAAGATCCAATCCGTTCGGCCGGAGATTCCAAAAAACTTGAAATTGAATTCAAGGATGCGTCCGGTAAAATAAAAATATTGATCATTAATTATAATTAG